TCAGGTGCTAGGATAGTGTTGACACCTTCACAGCCAATCCGAGATAACTCAGGATGCCACTTGTCAGACAGTTACGGTAAATAAATATACacaaataaataataatcatGCAGATGTGTCTGAATGTCTACGGAGAGAACATATCAACAAATGTAACTTGTGAAAGTTTTGACAACAACGGAGCACATCAACATCTCAGCAACGCAGCGTGCCGCATGAGCACACTATTTGACAGATGAAAAAATTGAAAAGAGTGATGTTGGGCATTTCGTGTCCTAAATTCACGTAACTAATGTCAGAGTTGTAGACTCACAGCCATTTTCAGTATTCCTTGATGCACACCTGCCAAGTTGAGGGATTCTGAATATGGGAGATTTCTGCAACGGGGGAGAGGGGAGTTGCACTGAAttattccccctttttttctcaggaaaaaacaaacacaaaaaacatcaagaaaaaaGGAGGGAGAGGGGTCCAATTGCAAGCACAAACATCAACGCTGTGGCTTTATAATTGCTTGGAGTGTGCAGTGGCCGAACATGCTTGGGTAGGGTTTCCCTCTAAAGTGAGAGTCTGAAAGGGGAGGCGCAAATACTCCTGCAATTTCGCGTCATCAAAACAGCTAGCAAAATCTATTTccatcaaaacaactcgcgtatgTCATCCTGTGACACACGTGAACGAACAGGAAAACGCAGATGGCTGCCGAGAAAGCGTGGGTCAAAGCACTGCTCGCTACTAGATTCTTTGGGCAGGAACGCCATACTGCTTCTAGCCTTTTTTACACCCTTACTGCTTTTAATCTACCACTGCATTAGTTACGTGCCCTCGGAGCTGGTAGATCGCTATCGCGCCGCGGCGACCACAGTTTTGTGCGCAGCGGTTGTGGCAAACAGTAGTTCCCTTTTCAATCTGCATGTGCTGCTTGCGCACGTACCTTCAAACTAGgtcgttttatgctatctatgatTGCATATGCTGCAGTTTTGTCTATATAGCTTgcagaaagcagcgttgctttctTTGACTGGTCCAGCGTTCAACGTGTGCACACTTGTAGAGTTCTGTCATTTACGTCGTTGCCGTACATGATCGTGTCACGAACGACCATGGTTTCggccacagcggttgtggcaacaacAACCACATGCcctgtagaagacagtgcatgCGCTGGTCGCACACGCACTTTCGAAGCTTCGGGCATGCTGCTCTTGCCTTCAATCGACTGTTTCGGCATTAATGTTCATATCACTTGCCGCAATTCGAAAAATTGTGTTTGGCCCCACGGACAGTGGGATTTGGCTGGGGAAATTGGCGAATTCACATTTGTCGCAGTTTTGTATCACTGAGGTAGAACACTGTTGTATAAAAGGTAGAACACTGTTGAGAACTATTCCACAAACATGCAAAGTGTGTTGTGCCCTCCCAAAAAGTCAACCCAAGTGAACTGGATGCAGACAACGAAACAGATGACGACAGTGGCTGCAGACAATTGGGGCAACAAGGTGGCAACAAGGGGGTCTGCATTTGGCAAACGCTGACAGTGACATTTAAACTTTTGAAGATTTGTCTGACAGCGACGTTGTTAGCCCAGTCAGTGACACGTTGCCCAGTTCAAGTGAAGGTAAGGAGGATCGCAACATCTTGCTGTGAGATGTGCTGGTCTGTCAGCCGCAGCCTGGAAACAGAGGGCTGACAGGCCCATTGGTCTTTCACTTGGATGGCTTCGAAAGTGCAGTTGCTGCTGCGAGGCCACAACAGAGACAAACAAGGGCGACAGAATTTTTTCTAGCCTATTTTCCCAAAAATCTAAatttacagcagagctgttatgCTCACGGTTAGGCATGCATCGTAGGTAAAAAATTAACATCGTCATGAACTTGCGCATGCTCTTTTCATCCTCTTCAGCTTTGCTCTACAAACACATGTGCTGATCGGCGTGGGATGTAATAACTTTAAAGGGGGAAAGAATGAGTACAGAGAGAAAGCGAGAGAGCCACTTTTGGCAAAAATATTTCTTGGCGAGGCGTGACTGAAAcctgattcagtagaaatatcagccgtcatgcagacactgcggaatcagggcgtcgatgaagtatatatgaacatcctggaagaaatctacaggggatcaactgctaccatagtgcttcataaagaaagcaacagaataccaatcaagaagggtgtaaggcagggggacgcaatctccccaatgctatttaccacaagcttacaggaggttttcagaagcctagaatgggaacagttagggataagagttaatggagagtaccttagtaacctgcgctttgccgatgacattgcattgctgggtaactcaggggacgaattgcaactcatgattacggagttagacaaggagagcagaaaggtgcatcttaaaatgaatctgcagaaaacgaaagtaatgtacaacaacctcggaatagagcagcgcttcgagataggtaatagtgcacttcaagttgtaaaagactatgtctacttagggcaggtaatgaccgcagagccaaaccacgagattgaagtaactagaagaataagaatggggtgaagcacattcggcaagcactctcaaattatgacaggtagattgccactatccctcaagacgaaggtatataacagctgtatcttgccggtactttgctacggagcagaaacctggagacttacaaagagggttcagcttaaattgaggacgacgcagcgagcaatggaaagaaaaatggtaggtgtaaccttaagagacaagaagagagcagagtggattagaggacaaacgggggttaaggatatcatagttgaaataaagaagaggaaatggacatgggccgggcatgtagcgcgtagacaggataaccgctgttcattaagggaaactaactggattcccagagaaggcaagcgggttagggggagacagaagattaggtgggcagatgagattaagaagtttgcgggtataaattggcagcagcaaccacaggaccggattaactggccgaacatgggagaggcctttgtcctgcagtggacgtagtcaggctgatgatgatgattggaaCCTGCATGATCTGAAAGCAAGCATCGTAACCGCTCGGCTGCCTGGCCCAATAGCGGGGCACAGCATAGCCTTGTATAATATAGCAAAGTGGTATGAAAGGACACTGAGGGTGAGGAGAAGCCCAGCCAAGCCAGGACCTGGGCTATGCgcccaccagctctgctgtgatCCACTCTAGCGCGATTTGGTACAAGTTGCGCTAATTTGTGACAGAACTACAACATGGACACAGCCTACACTTATGTTTACTGGTTTTCTTGGAAACGATGTTTAAATTGACACGCATACTACAGTTGGATACAAATTTGGAAGTCCATGGCATTTCCTCGGGATGATCACAATCCTGCATCAATGGGCACGCACTTGGAACTGACATTACAAGCTGGACTGCCAGTGACCCTATATTTGCAGGTTATTGCTAAGTGCATGAGTGGGACTATTTCGTTAGTCACAGAGGTAATCAGCTGAAGCACTGCAGCCATCTGGGTGGCACGTTTTCATACATTTTTGTTGTATCCAACTGTACACAAGAGCATATTTCTTACTTTCATTTAAGCGACAGGATAACTTAGCATATACTTAATTCGCATGCCTGTTAGGTACAAAGTAACTAGGTTAGACATTTATAATGCTGATAACACATTTAACTCTCTTTGTTATGAACTTTATGAATGACAGCAATATATTCAACGAGCACACTTTGGCTGCACCTGTGatagctgcatttttttttaagcATGAGTACGAAAAGAACTAATAAATGTTATCATACACAAAACACAGCACTAACACAATGAACAATAACAGACTGGAATGATTCTTTGTTGCATTCAGTTACATTGGGGTGGTTGCAAATTAAATTAAGTATGCTTGTGTTTGCTTTTTGCCCTCATCCTGCTTGGACCTATATAAGATATGTAGCATTgaataaagaaaagaataaaCTGACAATGCAAGTGCAAcaacttggcattactgtcatcaGTTCCTTCCAAATGGGACCCAAGCAAAAGCACAGACAGGTCAAACTGTCTGCCTTGGCCTTCACTAGTGTCCTATGAGTTTGTGCTCTATATTTTCCATACTATTTAGCTTACCCAGCATACACTCCAAATACATACCAACTGCTTTACAAAAAACATAGTCAGCAATATCTTTTGCATCATGCAGGAGTTCATTCACCTCAACAAAGTTTCGTCCAACATCTGCCAGCCTTGGTCGGTTTGCTTTGAACATGGCCATTTCCTCCAGGGTAACTGCACAGTTAAACAAAAACAGCTTACAGGCAATTGTGCACAAGAAGCAAGCATTAACATATTGCTTGAAGTTGAAGTATGCCGATGGTCTATATATTATGTGCAAGAAGAAATGCTTGGTTGAAGTAGTACAGAAGGGCAGGCTCATGAGCCATTTGGTGGGACACAATTCATTCATGCAACAGTGAGCCTACTGTCACTGGAGCTGAGAATGAAGTCGGTATGCCTGCATCCATATAGGTATGGGACATACGCGAAATCTTCCTGTTTTTGCTACTCCTGGCAATAAGAGAACACTGTCTGCAGCATTTGGGGTGAACGGCTATAGAACTATAGCATTGGCTCTCGATTACTTTCTCTTCTACTACCGGCAAGCTCCCAGACAGTCTCACAAGTCTGCACTTACGGCACGTGCCGTAGTATGCATGCCATCTATCTGCATGACATAGAAAGCACTAAGAGTCATGAAGAAGTACTGAAGCTGTCTTGACGTTATTTCGAATATTCCTGAATGAAGCAAGAATCAGAAATATGGTGACAGCTGCAAAATGTTCATACATTTAAACACGCATGTGTTTGGCTGCCTGACATGGACACTGTCGGTGCATGCCGACTTCCACACTTGGCACAATTGAGAGGCAATAAACATTTTGCCACTTCTACTTCCTAATGCTGTTGCCCAGCATATGTTTTTGCACCTAAACTTAGCCAAAATAGAAATCCAAAAGAAATTGAAACTGGATTCGGTCAGAGCAATCCACGCGAATGAAATTTGACCGGTAATTGCAAGATAGATTTATAACATGCCTCAGAAGTTCTTATAAAGAATGTGCCAAAATTACTCTGGCAAAAACACTGATCTGCACTGTCATCATCAGTCTAAATATCTCTGCCTAAAGCTGCCCCTTCTATTGACCCGCAAAAGTTTAACAGCGTACGAAAAAGGCACAGACTACGCTATAAAACTTCAGTATGACATACCAACACGCACAAAACGCTACGTTACTGAGCTCCAGCTTGCCATATCCAGTGCGAGCATTACATCCCAGCGAACTTGTAAATTTTATCACTCCATCTAACCGCTAATAGCCGCTCGCACGCTCTGGCGGAGTCCCGGCCGATGCGCAGACAGCCCCGGTGATACAAGCTTCCTAACCAACCAGGTTGCAGCGCAGATCACCAGACACGGCAGGCGCGCGCTCCATTTTTTCAACACACCGCCACCAAAGCGACATGCTAAACAAAGCAACTAAGTTCCTGCCCCAAGCACCACCTTCGACGGACCCACTTTAGAGAAGTCTCGTAAAAAAGTGATCGTATGCACGCGCGTTTACCTGTCATGTGAATGATTTTGGCTCCCTCGTAGGCACACTTGCGACTGTGTCCACTGCCCCTTCGACATGACCGAACGTAGTAGGTCTTCATCCGATCGAAGTCATTCACGTGGTTCGGCTCAAAGCGTTCCGATTCGGAGATGCGAACGCGCGCGTGCTCAACCACGGCGGTGTCGAAAGAATGCTCGTACTCGGCGAACACATACATTTCGGCGACGAGTCGCATACAAAACTCCGCGCGCAAATCGACGAAGCTGCGAACAACAGCTTCGAGAGCTCGGTCCACCCGTGGTTCCACCACGTTTACCACGTGACTGATCTTCCCACTCCACCTTCCCAGAGACCTTACTGCGGCTGCGCGCCGCTAGCGCCGCCAAAACAAGGCGGAgcgggaaaaaaggaaaactcgcGCGCCTTTTAAATATCGCGCGAGAACGCACGCATAACTGCGTGCGCATCTGCCATCACGTCAAACGGATTCACCTATTTCTTTACTTGTATGGTGCTATATTTTAGCGACTCTATGTTCCTTGTGCACTGGCTATGGGATTTCAGTTCTGGACAGAAAGTTGACATTTTTCACGGCAAATCTGAAAAAACCGATGAAAGGATTGTAAAAAGAAGTGAATTATGCATGGTTACAAGTGGTTCAGGATATAGTGTCCCTGCATAAGTTTAGTCAATCAACACTTAACTATCAGaataatttatttaaaaaaaaaaacgtcgtttgTGATGAACAGCTGCGGTCGTTGCGGCATCTGATGGAGCAGGCTGTGTTTACTTGGAAGCAACcaatgcttgtgttaccttggaAATGAGTGAATAAAGGTGCCATTATGGCAATTTTATGCCGCCATATTAAAGCACATAGAAGCTcgcgaaaacaacacacacttTGGATGATCTTAAGTAACAGTTTTTGTCTTCAAGATGCATTCCCTGTATGTACCATATGAGAATGCTAGTATCATTTATTacagacaagaaaaaaattaggaaaaatagacaaccacctgatgggtggttgtctattttttctttcttaattctTCCACACCTTTTTGGGTCtctgcagaactcatttgcacacacacacacacacacacacacacacacacacacacacacacacacacacacacacacacacacacacacacacacacacacacacacacacacacacacacacacacacacacaacgaccATTATGACACTGCCTAATGCAAACTCTGAGGGCAGCTTCGTGTAGGGGCAATCGAGACCAACTCAGTTCAAAGTTTTGGCTTTGTGCTGGATATCGACAACACCATAATTCCTAACTTTTGTTAATTAGGTCATCACCCACTATGCCGTTATACAACTTTCTGCGGATAAgcaaggtacccgctacacatctgtaagCTATTATGTGCACTTAGTTGATACTgcatgtggctgatgacgatgaataaTTATGGCTGTGCACTTTGCAGTGGACACACTCGTTGCACAAATAGCATCGTGTGAT
This genomic interval from Rhipicephalus microplus isolate Deutch F79 chromosome 10, USDA_Rmic, whole genome shotgun sequence contains the following:
- the LOC142774836 gene encoding uncharacterized protein LOC142774836, whose translation is MRLVAEMYVFAEYEHSFDTAVVEHARVRISESERFEPNHVNDFDRMKTYYVRSCRRGSGHSRKCAYEGAKIIHMTVTLEEMAMFKANRPRLADVGRNFVEETHSPQPPLCKDRDLIREEERQQQIDDALNNYKLQCLPVGASTDLEQRLLAMEKELKRLRQGGNSERPAAAVCNGSQTAYADLEKKC